From Nerophis lumbriciformis linkage group LG39, RoL_Nlum_v2.1, whole genome shotgun sequence, one genomic window encodes:
- the LOC133577793 gene encoding alpha-N-acetylgalactosaminide alpha-2,6-sialyltransferase 2-like — MAICKTWNLLVALLIAVVLFVTHQSQLSCDISPPTWTTFSRKLDLVPAGRWSETNATGWAQEGSSTVFSEAKYDSTVTSTRPTKVESEQGTNPETPMPILLPQNFSKSPVWELDDVYNQDAAPRQSTCQQSLRNSQDESFRKAFLPNIRLFLHKDNINMSEWNRLSHFRSPYGFMGFTYDDVMSSVKLITRAKEPLLSPKPGGDGCIRCAVVGNGGILNASKMGKEIDAHDYVFRVNGALTEGYEDDVGNKTSVYVHTAHSITTSLTRWKTYGYKSAPHDEGIKYVMIPEGMKDYQWLDGLLKGDKVQLGPYKNRRPRTYYTGQYNESRFYVLHQDFLRYVQNRYLKSNVLKFAYGASFRPTNGAFTVFLALHTCDIVDAYGFITQDHRKYANYYYEKHEKAFRSFYSHHDYVLEMNLWKKFHDSGILRLYQKT, encoded by the exons ATGGCCATTTGCAAGACTTGGAATTTGCTGGTTGCTCTCTTGATCGCCGTTGTTCTTTTCGTGACGCATCAGTCACAGTTATCCTGTGACATAAG TCCACCTACCTGGACCACTTTCTCAAGGAAATTGGATCTGGTCCCGGCGGGCCGTTGGTCCGAGACGAATGCCACCGGCTGGGCTCAGGAGGGAAGCTCCACGGTATTCAGTGAAGCAAAGTACGACTCAACGGTGACCTCCACTCGCCCCACAAAGGTGGAAAGTGAGCAAGGGACCAATCCCGAGACCCCCATGCCCATCCTGCTGCCACAAAACTTCTCAAAGTCTCCAGTGTGGGAGTTAGACGACGTTTACAACCAGGATGCTGCACCCAGACAGTCG ACGTGCCAACAATCCCTCAGGAATTCCCAGGATGAGAGCTTCAGGAAGGCATTCCTTCCCAACATTCGCTTGTTCCTGCACAAAGACAACATCAACATGAGCGAGTGGAACAGACTCTCTCACTTCAGAAGTCCCTATGGCTTCATGGGCTTCACTTACGACG ACGTCATGTCGTCCGTGAAGTTGATCACAAGGGCAAAGGAGCCTCTCCTCTCCCCAAAGCCAGGCGGTGATGGCTGCATTCGTTGCGCTGTGGTGGGAAACGGTGGGATCCTCAACGCATCCAAAATGGGCAAAGAAATCGATGCACACGATTACGTCTTTCG GGTGAACGGCGCCCTCACCGAGGGTTACGAGGACGACGTGGGGAACAAAACGTCCGTCTACGTTCACACGGCTCACTCCATCACCACGTCCTTGACCCGTTGGAAGACCTACGGCTACAAGTCTGCCCCCCACGATGAG GGTATCAAATACGTGATGATCCCGGAGGGCATGAAGGACTACCAATGGCTGGATGGACTCCTCAAAGGAGACAAGGTGCAGCTCGGCCCGTATAAAAACAGACG GCCCAGGACGTACTACACGGGGCAGTATAACGAGAGCCGCTTTTATGTCCTGCACCAGGATTTCCTGCGATACGTCCAGAACAG GTACTTGAAGTCGAACGTCTTGAAGTTTGCATACGGGGCATCGTTCAGACCGACTAACGGGGCTTTTACCGTCTTCCTGGCTCTCCACACCTGTGACATC GTGGACGCGTACGGGTTCATTACCCAAGACCACCGGAAATATGCCAACTATTACTACGAGAAGCATGAAAAAGCCTTCAGGTCGTTCTACTCCCATCACGACTACGTTTTGGAAATGAACTTGTGGAAGAAATTCCACGACAGCGGAATACTGCGTCTGTACCAAAAAACCTGA